In Nitrospirota bacterium, one DNA window encodes the following:
- a CDS encoding response regulator translates to MNQVDNLNKKKILIADDEELIVWSLRKYFEADGYHVDMVHNGSDALKSLKSNAYNIIVTDLFMPDMSGMEVLIKMKESGIRIPVIITSAYFSEKIMSDIMNEGAFKCINKPFQMEDVLGAIKEAEQFSFNL, encoded by the coding sequence ATGAACCAGGTCGATAATCTGAATAAGAAAAAAATATTAATTGCTGACGACGAAGAGCTGATAGTCTGGTCCTTAAGAAAATACTTTGAGGCTGATGGATATCATGTTGACATGGTTCATAATGGCAGCGACGCTCTTAAGAGTCTTAAGAGCAATGCATATAATATTATTGTTACGGATCTCTTTATGCCGGACATGAGCGGTATGGAGGTCTTGATTAAGATGAAGGAAAGCGGGATAAGGATCCCTGTTATTATCACATCAGCTTATTTTTCTGAAAAGATAATGTCTGACATAATGAACGAAGGAGCATTTAAATGCATTAACAAGCCTTTTCAGATGGAGGATGTCCTGGGTGCTATAAAAGAGGCTGAGCAATTTAGCTTTAACTTATAA